From one Rosa rugosa chromosome 4, drRosRugo1.1, whole genome shotgun sequence genomic stretch:
- the LOC133744374 gene encoding pentatricopeptide repeat-containing protein At5g18475-like: MNRFRYSSHNLYSLLSQPKPPVHATPLHPQTLVSLEPSSIDFLNSNQFHTSSACSSGIPLISSTGSSSDSASASPFPLKIGSLHLYRGGYIDKGLLVNLYLLKHQCYGTSSSVKHHRTDNVGVKEVRYFARPRQVHDIIGMIRRKDNDVESKLSSMNVSLALKMCTRIFKELNHLETDALGVCDWIRFSHPSCRNDVRSMVIDNLGRLGNYDAMSRVLREFGERKCFVLPLAFEFVSLSPSKEATVRKVVEVLKAVEGPTGASGLCSLIKKCSAMGSFEMAELVMQLSERKASYYSIMIKEKCGNGDFDGAVKLLEVMREHGFDPGAKTYNYVFSSLCKNDKSAEATALFEEMLERKCAPDPITYEIFVCYSCKVGNFDLARKLLDRMNVLGIEPRVSMHAAILKAYFNLKRFEEAYQYVIATDRYNCFPAVYSILARLYVKADEVIVAYNLLTEMINKGLRPDQSVYSYVSRQLINTGRSVLAEDLKSRLSRFGSKSTMGAG, encoded by the coding sequence ATGAACAGGTTCAGGTACTCTTCCCACAATCTTTACTCTTTATTATCACAACCCAAACCACCAGTTCATGCTACCCCTTTGCATCCCCAAACCCTAGTCTCACTTGAGCCCTCTTCAATTGATTTCTTGAACTCAAATCAATTTCACACAAGTTCCGCTTGTAGTTCTGGAATTCCCTTGATTTCCTCAACTGGGTCATCCTCAGATTCTGCTTCAGCATCCCCATTTCCTCTAAAGATTGGATCTTTACATTTGTATAGGGGTGGTTATATTGATAAGGGCTTGTTGGTGAATCTTTACTTGCTTAAACACCAATGTTATGGGACTTCAAGTTCTGTTAAGCATCATCGAACTGATAATGTGGGTGTTAAAGAGGTTAGGTACTTTGCGCGTCCTAGGCAAGTTCATGACATTATAGGTATGATTAGAAGGAAGGACAACGATGTGGAGTCAAAGTTGAGTTCAATGAATGTAAGTCTAGCTCTTAAGATGTGTACTCGGATTTTTAAGGAGTTGAATCACCTGGAAACAGATGCTTTGGGTGTGTGTGATTGGATTAGGTTTTCACACCCCAGTTGTAGGAATGATGTTCGTTCCATGGTTATTGATAACCTTGGGAGGTTAGGGAATTATGATGCCATGTCTCGCGTTTTGAGGGAGTTTGGTGAGAGAAAGTGTTTTGTTCTCCCATTGGCATTTGAGTTTGTATCCCTTTCGCCGTCAAAGGAGGCTACTGTGAGGAAAGTAGTGGAGGTGTTGAAGGCAGTTGAGGGACCGACCGGAGCCTCTGGTTTGTGCTCTTTGATTAAGAAGTGCAGTGCCATGGGTTCATTTGAAATGGCGGAGTTGGTGATGCAGCTATCGGAGAGGAAGGCAAGTTATTACAGTATaatgataaaagaaaaatgtgGAAATGGTGATTTTGATGGAGCCGTGAAGTTGCTTGAGGTAATGAGGGAACATGGTTTTGATCCGGGAGCCAAAACTTATAATTATGTATTCAGTAGCTTATGTAAGAATGATAAATCTGCTGAAGCTACTGCATTGTTTGAGGAAATGCTGGAAAGGAAGTGTGCTCCTGATCCTATAACCTATGAAATATTTGTTTGTTACTCATGTAAAGTGGGGAACTTTGATTTGGCTAGAAAGTTACTCGATAGAATGAATGTGCTAGGCATTGAACCTCGAGTATCAATGCATGCTGCCATTCTCAAGGCTTATTTTAATTTGAAGAGATTTGAAGAAGCATATCAGTACGTCATTGCAACTGATAGATACAACTGCTTTCCTGCGGTTTACAGCATTCTAGCAAGGCTTTATGTCAAAGCAGATGAGGTCATCGTTGCCTACAATCTTCTCACCGAAATGATTAATAAGGGACTTAGACCAGATCAGTCAGTGTATTCATATGTTTCCAGGCAGCTCATCAATACAGGAAGGAGTGTTTTGGCTGAAGATTTGAAAAGTAGGCTCTCTCGTTTCGGATCAAAATCAACTATGGGAGCTGGATAA
- the LOC133744169 gene encoding protein WVD2-like 7 isoform X2, which produces MATYTEIGQHSQDISSSAILDHGSISFGRFAAETLAWEKWSVFRQNRCQEELEMYKSNGLVAQKRAYFEEYYKRVRALKALQSEHQETAQVDACPDVRMNSMQLENDNSSNDMSKEEKSAPDAVTNSDSSVGSTVGEAGQANKESLNDCNGYSDSFTVTDEAGNTLSNVDLEQSSHQASVSATPPVAGSSVDREQSSHQASVSATPPVAGSSGIAKHGSLVSDPVKLTANEQKKLAPVLKAKGNAASARNKSKLECTSTKDAVKASAKSKSLPLNQINGKRDNILLPSKSNTRMAASGKDSSQVSSLKKLTEVRSSAAVLHPSSTRIRMVPSSPCGRSDQRNANSNGKDLAESLRTSRPVHSRAVQNPSREKPITSGLKDKALEKRTCPGVSKKPSELSSQQMRPKVCQSENQIPNSRSTNIARNRLIRDTEADCGSKNYGKERNEKEGGEGINSTCRKDPKSSYNPASSMQKNLKLVHKGKEEVSTIRRRDSKPVSTVASIVEKNSKPFYKTAEPRSGGLKHTSKGTKV; this is translated from the exons ATGGCGACTTATACTGAGATAGGTCAACACTCTCAG GATATATCTAGCTCTGCTATTTTGGATCATGGTTCGATATCGTTTGGAAGATTTGCTGCTGAGACGCTTGCTTGGGAGAAATGGTCTGTTTTTCGGCAAAATCGATGTCAGGAGGAGCTCGAAATGTACAAGTCGAATGGATTGGTAGCCCAAAAGAGGGCTTACTTTGAGGAGTATTATAAGAGAGTTAGAGCTCTCAAGGCATTGCAATCCGAGCATCAAGAAACAGCCCAAGTTGATGCTTGCCCAGATGTGCGGATGAATTCCATGCAATTAGAAAATGACAATTCTAGTAATGATATGTCGAAAGAGGAAAAGTCAGCTCCTGATGCAGTTACTAACTCGGATTCTTCTGTGGGAAGTACAGTGGGTGAAGCAGGACAAGCTAACAAAGAGTCATTGAATGATTGCAATGGCTATAGTGATAGTTTTACCGTCACAGATGAAGCCGGTAATACTTTATCTAATGTCGACCTAGAGCAATCTTCACATCAGGCTTCTGTATCAGCCACTCCACCGGTCGCTGGAAGCTCTGTCGACAGAGAGCAATCTTCACATCAGGCTTCCGTATCAGCTACTCCACCGGTCGCTGGAAGCTCTGGGATTGCCAAGCATGGCAGCCTTGTCTCTGACCCTGTCAAGCTGACTGCTAATGAGCAAAAAAAACTTGCCCCTGTTTTAAAGGCTAAG GGTAATGCTGCTTCAGCTAGAAACAAATCAAAGTTGGAGTGCACTAGTACTAAAGATGCAGTTAAGGCATCAGCAAAGTCAAAATCACTTCCACTCAATCAAATTAATGGCAAAAGGGATAACATTCTTCTTCCTAGCAAAAGCAACACTCGTATGGCTGCAAGTGGTAAAGATTCCAGCCAAGTGTCCTCACTTAAAAAACTTACTGAAGTACGCTCCAGTGCTGCTGTCCTACATCCTTCCTCAACAAGAATCAGAATGGTTCCATCATCTCCTTGTGGTAGAAGTGATCAAAGAAACGCAAATTCGAATGGCAAAGATTTGGCGGAGAGCTTACGAACAAGTCGACCCGTTCATTCACGAGCTGTTCAG AATCCTTCAAGAGAGAAGCCAATTACCAGTGGTTTGAAGGACAAGGCTCTAGAGAAACG GACCTGTCCTGGAGTTTCTAAAAAGCCTTCAGAGTTGAGCAGTCAACAGATGAGACCAAAAGTTTGCCAATCTGAGAACCAGATACCAAATTCCAG GTCGACCAATATTGCCCGAAATAGATTGATCCGAGATACTGAAGCTGACTGTGGGAGCAAGAAttatggaaaagaaagaaatgagaAAGAG GGAGGAGAGGGAATTAACAGTACATGTAGAAAAGATCCAAAGTCGTCCTATAATCCAGCATCAAGTATGCAGAAAAATTTAAAGCTGGTGCATAAG GGAAAAGAGGAAGTTAGCACTATACGCAGAAGAGATTCAAAGCCTGTCTCAACTGTGGCATCCATTGTTGAGAAGAATTCTAAACCATTCTATAAG ACTGCAGAACCACGGTCCGGAGGCCTGAAGCATACTTCGAAGGGAACCAAG GTTTGA
- the LOC133744169 gene encoding protein WVD2-like 7 isoform X4 has protein sequence MATYTEIGQHSQDISSSAILDHGSISFGRFAAETLAWEKWSVFRQNRCQEELEMYKSNGLVAQKRAYFEEYYKRVRALKALQSEHQETAQVDACPDVRMNSMQLENDNSSNDMSKEEKSAPDAVTNSDSSVGSTVGEAGQANKESLNDCNGYSDSFTVTDEAGNTLSNVDLEQSSHQASVSATPPVAGSSVDREQSSHQASVSATPPVAGSSGIAKHGSLVSDPVKLTANEQKKLAPVLKAKGNAASARNKSKLECTSTKDAVKASAKSKSLPLNQINGKRDNILLPSKSNTRMAASGKDSSQVSSLKKLTEVRSSAAVLHPSSTRIRMVPSSPCGRSDQRNANSNGKDLAESLRTSRPVHSRAVQNPSREKPITSGLKDKALEKRTCPGVSKKPSELSSQQMRPKVCQSENQIPNSRSTNIARNRLIRDTEADCGSKNYGKERNEKEGKEEVSTIRRRDSKPVSTVASIVEKNSKPFYKTAEPRSGGLKHTSKGTKVTLQV, from the exons ATGGCGACTTATACTGAGATAGGTCAACACTCTCAG GATATATCTAGCTCTGCTATTTTGGATCATGGTTCGATATCGTTTGGAAGATTTGCTGCTGAGACGCTTGCTTGGGAGAAATGGTCTGTTTTTCGGCAAAATCGATGTCAGGAGGAGCTCGAAATGTACAAGTCGAATGGATTGGTAGCCCAAAAGAGGGCTTACTTTGAGGAGTATTATAAGAGAGTTAGAGCTCTCAAGGCATTGCAATCCGAGCATCAAGAAACAGCCCAAGTTGATGCTTGCCCAGATGTGCGGATGAATTCCATGCAATTAGAAAATGACAATTCTAGTAATGATATGTCGAAAGAGGAAAAGTCAGCTCCTGATGCAGTTACTAACTCGGATTCTTCTGTGGGAAGTACAGTGGGTGAAGCAGGACAAGCTAACAAAGAGTCATTGAATGATTGCAATGGCTATAGTGATAGTTTTACCGTCACAGATGAAGCCGGTAATACTTTATCTAATGTCGACCTAGAGCAATCTTCACATCAGGCTTCTGTATCAGCCACTCCACCGGTCGCTGGAAGCTCTGTCGACAGAGAGCAATCTTCACATCAGGCTTCCGTATCAGCTACTCCACCGGTCGCTGGAAGCTCTGGGATTGCCAAGCATGGCAGCCTTGTCTCTGACCCTGTCAAGCTGACTGCTAATGAGCAAAAAAAACTTGCCCCTGTTTTAAAGGCTAAG GGTAATGCTGCTTCAGCTAGAAACAAATCAAAGTTGGAGTGCACTAGTACTAAAGATGCAGTTAAGGCATCAGCAAAGTCAAAATCACTTCCACTCAATCAAATTAATGGCAAAAGGGATAACATTCTTCTTCCTAGCAAAAGCAACACTCGTATGGCTGCAAGTGGTAAAGATTCCAGCCAAGTGTCCTCACTTAAAAAACTTACTGAAGTACGCTCCAGTGCTGCTGTCCTACATCCTTCCTCAACAAGAATCAGAATGGTTCCATCATCTCCTTGTGGTAGAAGTGATCAAAGAAACGCAAATTCGAATGGCAAAGATTTGGCGGAGAGCTTACGAACAAGTCGACCCGTTCATTCACGAGCTGTTCAG AATCCTTCAAGAGAGAAGCCAATTACCAGTGGTTTGAAGGACAAGGCTCTAGAGAAACG GACCTGTCCTGGAGTTTCTAAAAAGCCTTCAGAGTTGAGCAGTCAACAGATGAGACCAAAAGTTTGCCAATCTGAGAACCAGATACCAAATTCCAG GTCGACCAATATTGCCCGAAATAGATTGATCCGAGATACTGAAGCTGACTGTGGGAGCAAGAAttatggaaaagaaagaaatgagaAAGAG GGAAAAGAGGAAGTTAGCACTATACGCAGAAGAGATTCAAAGCCTGTCTCAACTGTGGCATCCATTGTTGAGAAGAATTCTAAACCATTCTATAAG ACTGCAGAACCACGGTCCGGAGGCCTGAAGCATACTTCGAAGGGAACCAAG GTTACTTTGCAGGTTTGA
- the LOC133744169 gene encoding protein WVD2-like 7 isoform X1 yields MATYTEIGQHSQDISSSAILDHGSISFGRFAAETLAWEKWSVFRQNRCQEELEMYKSNGLVAQKRAYFEEYYKRVRALKALQSEHQETAQVDACPDVRMNSMQLENDNSSNDMSKEEKSAPDAVTNSDSSVGSTVGEAGQANKESLNDCNGYSDSFTVTDEAGNTLSNVDLEQSSHQASVSATPPVAGSSVDREQSSHQASVSATPPVAGSSGIAKHGSLVSDPVKLTANEQKKLAPVLKAKGNAASARNKSKLECTSTKDAVKASAKSKSLPLNQINGKRDNILLPSKSNTRMAASGKDSSQVSSLKKLTEVRSSAAVLHPSSTRIRMVPSSPCGRSDQRNANSNGKDLAESLRTSRPVHSRAVQNPSREKPITSGLKDKALEKRTCPGVSKKPSELSSQQMRPKVCQSENQIPNSRSTNIARNRLIRDTEADCGSKNYGKERNEKEGGEGINSTCRKDPKSSYNPASSMQKNLKLVHKGKEEVSTIRRRDSKPVSTVASIVEKNSKPFYKTAEPRSGGLKHTSKGTKVTLQV; encoded by the exons ATGGCGACTTATACTGAGATAGGTCAACACTCTCAG GATATATCTAGCTCTGCTATTTTGGATCATGGTTCGATATCGTTTGGAAGATTTGCTGCTGAGACGCTTGCTTGGGAGAAATGGTCTGTTTTTCGGCAAAATCGATGTCAGGAGGAGCTCGAAATGTACAAGTCGAATGGATTGGTAGCCCAAAAGAGGGCTTACTTTGAGGAGTATTATAAGAGAGTTAGAGCTCTCAAGGCATTGCAATCCGAGCATCAAGAAACAGCCCAAGTTGATGCTTGCCCAGATGTGCGGATGAATTCCATGCAATTAGAAAATGACAATTCTAGTAATGATATGTCGAAAGAGGAAAAGTCAGCTCCTGATGCAGTTACTAACTCGGATTCTTCTGTGGGAAGTACAGTGGGTGAAGCAGGACAAGCTAACAAAGAGTCATTGAATGATTGCAATGGCTATAGTGATAGTTTTACCGTCACAGATGAAGCCGGTAATACTTTATCTAATGTCGACCTAGAGCAATCTTCACATCAGGCTTCTGTATCAGCCACTCCACCGGTCGCTGGAAGCTCTGTCGACAGAGAGCAATCTTCACATCAGGCTTCCGTATCAGCTACTCCACCGGTCGCTGGAAGCTCTGGGATTGCCAAGCATGGCAGCCTTGTCTCTGACCCTGTCAAGCTGACTGCTAATGAGCAAAAAAAACTTGCCCCTGTTTTAAAGGCTAAG GGTAATGCTGCTTCAGCTAGAAACAAATCAAAGTTGGAGTGCACTAGTACTAAAGATGCAGTTAAGGCATCAGCAAAGTCAAAATCACTTCCACTCAATCAAATTAATGGCAAAAGGGATAACATTCTTCTTCCTAGCAAAAGCAACACTCGTATGGCTGCAAGTGGTAAAGATTCCAGCCAAGTGTCCTCACTTAAAAAACTTACTGAAGTACGCTCCAGTGCTGCTGTCCTACATCCTTCCTCAACAAGAATCAGAATGGTTCCATCATCTCCTTGTGGTAGAAGTGATCAAAGAAACGCAAATTCGAATGGCAAAGATTTGGCGGAGAGCTTACGAACAAGTCGACCCGTTCATTCACGAGCTGTTCAG AATCCTTCAAGAGAGAAGCCAATTACCAGTGGTTTGAAGGACAAGGCTCTAGAGAAACG GACCTGTCCTGGAGTTTCTAAAAAGCCTTCAGAGTTGAGCAGTCAACAGATGAGACCAAAAGTTTGCCAATCTGAGAACCAGATACCAAATTCCAG GTCGACCAATATTGCCCGAAATAGATTGATCCGAGATACTGAAGCTGACTGTGGGAGCAAGAAttatggaaaagaaagaaatgagaAAGAG GGAGGAGAGGGAATTAACAGTACATGTAGAAAAGATCCAAAGTCGTCCTATAATCCAGCATCAAGTATGCAGAAAAATTTAAAGCTGGTGCATAAG GGAAAAGAGGAAGTTAGCACTATACGCAGAAGAGATTCAAAGCCTGTCTCAACTGTGGCATCCATTGTTGAGAAGAATTCTAAACCATTCTATAAG ACTGCAGAACCACGGTCCGGAGGCCTGAAGCATACTTCGAAGGGAACCAAG GTTACTTTGCAGGTTTGA
- the LOC133744169 gene encoding protein WVD2-like 7 isoform X3 yields MATYTEIGQHSQDISSSAILDHGSISFGRFAAETLAWEKWSVFRQNRCQEELEMYKSNGLVAQKRAYFEEYYKRVRALKALQSEHQETAQVDACPDVRMNSMQLENDNSSNDMSKEEKSAPDAVTNSDSSVGSTVGEAGQANKESLNDCNGYSDSFTVTDEAGNTLSNVDLEQSSHQASVSATPPVAGSSVDREQSSHQASVSATPPVAGSSGIAKHGSLVSDPVKLTANEQKKLAPVLKAKGNAASARNKSKLECTSTKDAVKASAKSKSLPLNQINGKRDNILLPSKSNTRMAASGKDSSQVSSLKKLTEVRSSAAVLHPSSTRIRMVPSSPCGRSDQRNANSNGKDLAESLRTSRPVHSRAVQNPSREKPITSGLKDKALEKRTCPGVSKKPSELSSQQMRPKVCQSENQIPNSRSTNIARNRLIRDTEADCGSKNYGKERNEKEGGEGINSTCRKDPKSSYNPASSMQKNLKLVHKGKEEVSTIRRRDSKPVSTVASIVEKNSKPFYKNHGPEA; encoded by the exons ATGGCGACTTATACTGAGATAGGTCAACACTCTCAG GATATATCTAGCTCTGCTATTTTGGATCATGGTTCGATATCGTTTGGAAGATTTGCTGCTGAGACGCTTGCTTGGGAGAAATGGTCTGTTTTTCGGCAAAATCGATGTCAGGAGGAGCTCGAAATGTACAAGTCGAATGGATTGGTAGCCCAAAAGAGGGCTTACTTTGAGGAGTATTATAAGAGAGTTAGAGCTCTCAAGGCATTGCAATCCGAGCATCAAGAAACAGCCCAAGTTGATGCTTGCCCAGATGTGCGGATGAATTCCATGCAATTAGAAAATGACAATTCTAGTAATGATATGTCGAAAGAGGAAAAGTCAGCTCCTGATGCAGTTACTAACTCGGATTCTTCTGTGGGAAGTACAGTGGGTGAAGCAGGACAAGCTAACAAAGAGTCATTGAATGATTGCAATGGCTATAGTGATAGTTTTACCGTCACAGATGAAGCCGGTAATACTTTATCTAATGTCGACCTAGAGCAATCTTCACATCAGGCTTCTGTATCAGCCACTCCACCGGTCGCTGGAAGCTCTGTCGACAGAGAGCAATCTTCACATCAGGCTTCCGTATCAGCTACTCCACCGGTCGCTGGAAGCTCTGGGATTGCCAAGCATGGCAGCCTTGTCTCTGACCCTGTCAAGCTGACTGCTAATGAGCAAAAAAAACTTGCCCCTGTTTTAAAGGCTAAG GGTAATGCTGCTTCAGCTAGAAACAAATCAAAGTTGGAGTGCACTAGTACTAAAGATGCAGTTAAGGCATCAGCAAAGTCAAAATCACTTCCACTCAATCAAATTAATGGCAAAAGGGATAACATTCTTCTTCCTAGCAAAAGCAACACTCGTATGGCTGCAAGTGGTAAAGATTCCAGCCAAGTGTCCTCACTTAAAAAACTTACTGAAGTACGCTCCAGTGCTGCTGTCCTACATCCTTCCTCAACAAGAATCAGAATGGTTCCATCATCTCCTTGTGGTAGAAGTGATCAAAGAAACGCAAATTCGAATGGCAAAGATTTGGCGGAGAGCTTACGAACAAGTCGACCCGTTCATTCACGAGCTGTTCAG AATCCTTCAAGAGAGAAGCCAATTACCAGTGGTTTGAAGGACAAGGCTCTAGAGAAACG GACCTGTCCTGGAGTTTCTAAAAAGCCTTCAGAGTTGAGCAGTCAACAGATGAGACCAAAAGTTTGCCAATCTGAGAACCAGATACCAAATTCCAG GTCGACCAATATTGCCCGAAATAGATTGATCCGAGATACTGAAGCTGACTGTGGGAGCAAGAAttatggaaaagaaagaaatgagaAAGAG GGAGGAGAGGGAATTAACAGTACATGTAGAAAAGATCCAAAGTCGTCCTATAATCCAGCATCAAGTATGCAGAAAAATTTAAAGCTGGTGCATAAG GGAAAAGAGGAAGTTAGCACTATACGCAGAAGAGATTCAAAGCCTGTCTCAACTGTGGCATCCATTGTTGAGAAGAATTCTAAACCATTCTATAAG AACCACGGTCCGGAGGCCTGA